A genomic region of Rhodothermus sp. contains the following coding sequences:
- a CDS encoding cytidine deaminase, whose protein sequence is MTAHVVRQQLRTLVHEVKKRAYVPYSRCPEAVVLLLADGHWIPGVRVESASFSLTIPPLLNAWTTAVALKRRDIVAVAFSGTVDAGMRAFIEGLELTFDVWEEWLVADSRVLPSIQKSLSPFCSGRFTDPVQGVHAARRVAERAWAPHSHFPVGCLLQFEDGRCVPGVNVEHPDWTRTLCAERNALGTALSYGVPVSSWKALFLSCVKDAQGTPCGACRQLLAEHCPSLAVWMDRGDLNPPQVSVVESLLPGFFVLQ, encoded by the coding sequence GTGACTGCGCATGTTGTACGCCAGCAGCTACGTACGCTGGTTCACGAAGTAAAAAAGCGGGCCTATGTTCCGTACTCAAGGTGTCCGGAGGCAGTGGTGCTGTTGCTTGCGGATGGTCACTGGATTCCCGGTGTGCGTGTTGAAAGCGCCTCTTTTTCGTTGACGATTCCGCCGTTGTTGAATGCCTGGACGACGGCGGTAGCCCTGAAGCGCCGTGACATAGTGGCTGTGGCCTTTTCAGGAACGGTTGATGCGGGCATGCGTGCGTTCATTGAGGGGCTGGAGCTAACGTTTGACGTGTGGGAGGAATGGTTGGTAGCTGACTCGCGTGTGCTGCCCTCAATACAAAAGTCCCTTTCCCCCTTCTGTAGTGGGCGGTTTACGGATCCTGTTCAGGGCGTTCATGCAGCGCGTCGGGTAGCGGAACGTGCGTGGGCTCCACACTCGCATTTTCCGGTAGGTTGTCTATTACAATTTGAAGACGGCCGATGCGTTCCAGGCGTTAACGTGGAACATCCGGACTGGACGCGTACGCTGTGTGCAGAACGGAATGCGCTGGGAACGGCGTTAAGTTATGGCGTACCGGTGTCCTCCTGGAAGGCGCTTTTTCTGTCCTGTGTAAAGGATGCACAGGGAACACCCTGTGGTGCCTGTCGGCAGTTGCTGGCTGAGCATTGTCCATCGCTGGCTGTCTGGATGGACCGAGGTGACTTGAATCCTCCGCAGGTCTCAGTGGTTGAGTCTCTATTGCCGGGTTTTTTTGTATTGCAATAA
- a CDS encoding vWA domain-containing protein encodes MLQLAWPQALYILLLGVTLAFAIWSYRRTSHLKQYQRLLLTLLRGGTLGLLVTLLADPLLVHTKRQQVPAELALLIDDSASLPLAARDTSQHLAQRLQQTIPWEVFRSVRLHLYRFGAILQPLPAAPDLADSLHFQQIRTNLSRAIQEVRQRHPQLRAIVLISDGQFNDGPSPLYEAERLGVPVFTVAVGDTTRPRDLWIDRVETNTIAYVRSRLPVTAYLQARGFAQTEVIVALEVNGQEIERQRHTLIASEVQTTVSFTYEPQRPGLYRVGVRVYPVAGEFLISNNGESVTVRVLERRRRLLLIGAAPDPDLAMLQRLLARNTDLEVITRVQRDARRFYGGPLPDTLETFDLIILAGYPGRDANPIELQRIAEAARRVPLLFLLNAYHTDLQRLRVLTEVLPARPAQILPGQMTVAFRLSPAMHTHTLFDLPGGLPEALDQLPPLRTKQTTWTIAPDARLLATGRPEDGGTPVPLLLVQERGGHRRAALLGSGLWRWSNLPAAFDELRAFWEALLENLVQWLTAPVNNQRVRIWPERETFGEDEPVRLLGEVYDERLAPVDNATVTVEVWSADSTHYPFRMEPTGNGRYHLRIDQLPQGLYRYQGQARREKELLGRDSGYFAVGMSTLELKTPWADYALLRQLARRTRGHFFTLENAAHLSDVLQRRGLLTPEETWVQTEWRLRMTWPPLFLIILLLTLEWVLRKRFGIV; translated from the coding sequence ATGCTTCAGCTTGCCTGGCCGCAGGCCCTCTACATCTTACTACTGGGCGTGACGCTCGCCTTTGCCATCTGGAGTTACCGTCGGACTTCCCATCTGAAGCAATACCAGCGTCTGCTGTTAACACTGCTTCGAGGGGGAACCCTTGGTCTTCTTGTGACGCTGCTGGCCGATCCGTTGCTGGTACATACAAAACGCCAGCAGGTACCGGCTGAACTGGCACTGCTGATTGACGATAGTGCCAGCCTTCCGCTTGCCGCTCGCGATACCAGCCAGCATCTGGCGCAGCGACTACAACAGACGATCCCCTGGGAGGTATTTCGTTCAGTACGCCTGCACCTGTATCGCTTTGGGGCGATCCTTCAGCCCCTTCCGGCCGCTCCCGATTTAGCCGATTCGCTTCACTTTCAGCAGATACGTACCAATCTGTCCCGGGCAATTCAGGAAGTGCGACAGCGCCATCCACAATTGCGCGCCATCGTATTGATCTCCGATGGTCAATTCAACGATGGGCCTTCTCCGCTTTATGAAGCAGAACGACTCGGCGTGCCTGTTTTCACCGTTGCTGTTGGGGATACCACTCGTCCTCGAGATCTATGGATTGATCGGGTTGAGACCAACACCATCGCCTATGTCCGGTCCCGGCTACCCGTAACGGCTTACCTGCAAGCGCGTGGCTTTGCCCAGACGGAAGTGATAGTGGCCCTGGAGGTAAATGGCCAAGAGATCGAACGTCAGCGCCATACCCTGATAGCTTCGGAGGTGCAGACAACCGTTTCGTTTACCTATGAGCCACAGCGCCCCGGGCTATATCGGGTGGGCGTGCGAGTGTATCCAGTTGCTGGGGAGTTTTTAATAAGCAATAACGGAGAAAGCGTCACCGTCCGCGTACTCGAACGCCGACGACGCCTGTTGCTTATCGGCGCCGCCCCGGATCCCGACCTGGCCATGTTGCAACGCCTGCTTGCACGGAATACCGACCTGGAAGTAATTACCCGAGTGCAACGTGATGCCCGTCGCTTCTATGGCGGTCCGCTACCAGATACCCTGGAGACGTTTGACCTGATCATTCTGGCCGGCTACCCTGGCCGAGATGCCAACCCCATCGAGCTACAGCGCATTGCAGAGGCCGCCCGACGGGTACCCCTCCTGTTTCTACTGAACGCTTATCATACTGATCTACAACGCTTGCGTGTACTGACGGAGGTACTGCCGGCACGTCCGGCGCAAATACTGCCGGGACAGATGACGGTCGCCTTCCGACTATCGCCCGCTATGCATACCCATACGCTTTTCGACCTGCCCGGCGGCCTCCCTGAGGCCCTCGACCAGCTTCCTCCACTGCGTACAAAGCAAACTACGTGGACCATTGCACCGGATGCGCGTTTGCTGGCTACCGGACGCCCTGAAGACGGTGGAACGCCTGTCCCGTTACTACTTGTTCAGGAACGCGGCGGTCATCGACGGGCTGCACTTCTGGGAAGTGGCCTCTGGCGGTGGAGTAATCTACCCGCAGCATTTGATGAGCTACGAGCCTTCTGGGAAGCCCTGCTCGAAAACCTGGTGCAATGGTTGACCGCGCCTGTCAACAATCAACGAGTGCGTATCTGGCCAGAACGCGAAACATTCGGCGAAGACGAGCCGGTTCGACTCCTGGGTGAAGTCTACGACGAACGGCTGGCCCCTGTAGATAACGCCACCGTAACTGTAGAAGTGTGGAGTGCCGATAGCACCCATTACCCCTTCCGGATGGAACCCACGGGTAACGGTCGCTATCACCTACGCATTGACCAGCTGCCACAGGGCCTGTATCGTTATCAGGGCCAGGCCCGACGGGAAAAAGAGCTGCTGGGTCGCGATAGCGGATACTTTGCTGTCGGCATGTCAACCCTTGAGCTTAAAACGCCCTGGGCTGACTATGCATTGCTGCGACAGCTGGCGCGACGAACCCGGGGCCACTTCTTTACGCTGGAAAACGCTGCGCATCTATCAGACGTGCTACAGCGCAGAGGTTTACTTACACCAGAAGAGACCTGGGTACAGACAGAATGGCGTCTACGGATGACTTGGCCGCCTCTATTCTTGATTATCTTGCTGCTTACTTTGGAGTGGGTTCTTCGCAAGCGTTTTGGGATTGTTTAG